The following coding sequences are from one Carassius gibelio isolate Cgi1373 ecotype wild population from Czech Republic chromosome B7, carGib1.2-hapl.c, whole genome shotgun sequence window:
- the slc17a6b gene encoding vesicular glutamate transporter 2.1, whose translation METPREPGAIPSSKERLKQLAGKTLGHLYKVIEKRQKPGENIELTEDGRPTQINEKQTPLCDCTCFGLPRRYIIAIMSGLGFCISFGIRCNLGVAIVSMVNNSTLHLNGKIIIKEKAKFNWDPETVGMIHGSFFWGYIVTQIPGGYISSRLAANRVFGAAILLTSVLNMFIPSAARVHYGCVIFVRILQGLVEGVTYPACHGIWSKWAPPLERSRLATTSFCGSYAGAVIAMPLAGILVQYTGWSSVFYVYGCFGIFWYMFWILVSYESPAVHPTITAEERCYIEESIGESAKLLGPAEKFKTPWRQFFTSMPVYAIIVANFCRSWTFYLLLISQPAYFEEVFGFEISKVGMLSALPHLVMTIIVPIGGQIADFLRSKNILSTTTVRKIMNCGGFGMEATLLLVVGFSHSKGVAISFLVLAVGFSGFAISGFNVNHLDIAPRYASILMGISNGVGTLSGMVCPLIVGAMTKHKTREEWQYVFLIASMVHYGGVIFYGIFASGEKQPWADPEQTSEEKCGFVDEDELAEETGDITQSYSALGGPAKTYGATTQLNSGWAEGWDKREEYVQEGVEEGGYGYRQGGDYS comes from the exons AGTGATAGAAAAGCGACAAAAACCTGGCGAGAACATCGAACTGACCGAGGATGGACGGCCTACTCAGATCAACGAGAAACAGACACCTTTGTGCGACTGCACGTGCTTTGGACTTCCACGCCGCTACATCATCGCCATAATGAGCGGCCTCGGGTTCTGCATCTCCTTCGGTATTCGGTGCAACTTAGGCGTTGCCATAGTGAGCATGGTTAACAACAGCACCCTTCACCTGAACGGGAAGATCATCATCAAAGAG AAGGCAAAATTCAACTGGGACCCGGAAACAGTTGGAATGATTCATGGCTCGTTTTTCTGGGGTTATATTGTGACACAGATTCCCGGGGGATACATTTCTTCTAGATTAGCGGCAAACAG GGTTTTTGGCGCTGCCATCCTCCTCACATCAGTACTGAACATGTTCATCCCCTCAGCTGCACGTGTTCATTACGGCTGCGTCATATTCGTCAGGATATTACAAGGGCTTGTAGAG GGAGTGACCTACCCAGCCTGTCATGGGATCTGGAGTAAGTGGGCTCCTCCACTGGAAAGGAGCCGTCTAGCCACAACCTCCTTTTGTG GTTCCTATGCTGGAGCTGTCATTGCCATgcctttagctgggatcttggtgCAGTACACAGGCTGGTCATCGGTTTTCTACGTCTATG GCTGTTTTGGGATTTTCTGGTATATGTTCTGGATCTTAGTCTCATATGAGAGCCCAGCTGTACATCCCACCATCACGGCCGAAGAACGCTGCTACATTGAGGAGAGTATCGGCGAGAGCGCTAAGCTGCTAGGTCCTGCAGAA AAATTCAAGACACCTTGGAGGCAGTTTTTCACATCCATGCCCGTCTATGCAATTATTGTGGCCAACTTCTGCAGGAGTTGGACCTTCTACTTGCTGCTCATCAGTCAGCCTGCATATTTCGAGGAGGTGTTTGGCTTTGAGATTAGCAAG GTTGGCATGCTGTCAGCCCTGCCCCATCTGGTGATGACTATTATCGTACCCATTGGGGGACAGATAGCCGATTTCCTCCGTAGCAAAAACATCCTGTCTACTACCACAGTTCGGAAGATCATGAACTGCGGAG GCTTTGGGATGGAAGCCACTCTATTGTTGGTGGTTGGTTTCTCACATAGTAAAGGAGTGGCCATTTCCTTTCTTGTGTTGGCTGTCGGCTTCAGTGGATTTGCAATATCAG GTTTCAATGTCAATCATTTAGACATTGCTCCTCGCTATGCCAGTATCCTCATGGGAATCTCTAATGGAGTGGGAACTCTGTCAGGAATGGTGTGCCCTCTTATTGTGGGAGCCATGACCAAACACAAG ACCCGAGAAGAGTGGCAGTATGTGTTTCTTATCGCTTCCATGGTGCATTATGGTGGTGTAATCTTCTATGGCATCTTCGCCTCGGGGGAGAAGCAGCCATGGGCAGATCCAGAACAGACCAGTGAAGAAAAGTGTGGCTTCGTTGATGAAGATGAGCTGGCTGAGGAAACAGGGGACATCACCCAGAGCTACAGTGCCCTGGGAGGTCCAGCCAAGACCTACGGTGCCACTACGCAGTTGAACAGTGGATGGGCAGAAGGATGGGATAAACGAGAGGAGTATGTACAGGAAGGTGTGGAGGAAGGGGGTTACGGATACAGGCAGGGTGGGGATTACTCCTAG